The Endozoicomonas montiporae CL-33 genome contains a region encoding:
- a CDS encoding CCA tRNA nucleotidyltransferase yields the protein MMIYLVGGAVRDKLLGLPVKDRDWVVVNSTPDEMLQRGFQPVGQDFPVFLHPDTKEEYALARTERKSGHGYAGFTFHTDQNVTLEQDLIRRDLTINAMAESPEGEIIDPYQGQQDLEQRLLRHVSPAFQEDPLRILRVARFAARFANLGFTIADDTMALMAHMVSEGEASYLVPERVWQETARALMEQRPEIYFLTLMSCNALNAVLQEWQPFLMGSPHCLAALQRAAEHNASETVRFACLFAPNSQTEENSLKRFFKRMRFPSSHSELALLVYQQADNVPGILDKPDTEAIMGLFETTDALRRPDRFREFIAAAGYIAQAKGLNAPASSQNRLFDLLKQCQAINAREIVAQGIKGKAVGEKLRKLRLEALEQALSR from the coding sequence ATGATGATTTATCTGGTAGGCGGCGCTGTCAGAGACAAACTGCTGGGGCTACCTGTAAAAGACCGGGACTGGGTGGTGGTCAACAGCACACCCGATGAAATGCTACAACGGGGCTTTCAGCCAGTTGGACAGGACTTTCCGGTTTTTCTGCATCCGGACACCAAAGAAGAATACGCACTGGCCAGAACCGAGCGAAAGTCAGGACACGGTTATGCGGGTTTTACCTTCCATACAGATCAGAACGTCACCCTGGAGCAGGACCTGATTCGCCGGGATTTGACCATTAACGCCATGGCTGAATCCCCGGAAGGTGAGATTATCGACCCTTATCAGGGGCAGCAGGATTTAGAACAACGGTTACTCAGGCATGTTTCCCCGGCTTTTCAGGAAGACCCTCTGAGAATTCTGCGTGTGGCACGTTTTGCCGCCCGCTTCGCCAATCTTGGGTTTACCATTGCCGACGATACCATGGCTCTGATGGCACATATGGTCAGCGAGGGAGAAGCCAGTTATCTTGTGCCGGAAAGAGTCTGGCAGGAAACCGCCCGTGCCCTGATGGAGCAACGCCCTGAAATCTATTTCCTGACTCTGATGAGCTGCAATGCCCTGAATGCGGTTCTGCAAGAATGGCAACCCTTCCTGATGGGTTCTCCCCATTGTCTTGCAGCCTTGCAACGAGCCGCTGAGCACAACGCTTCTGAAACAGTACGCTTTGCCTGCCTGTTTGCACCGAATTCACAAACAGAAGAAAACAGCCTTAAACGCTTCTTTAAACGCATGCGCTTCCCTTCCTCACACAGTGAACTGGCTTTGCTGGTCTACCAGCAGGCCGATAACGTGCCGGGCATTCTGGATAAACCCGATACTGAAGCCATTATGGGTCTGTTCGAAACAACCGACGCTCTGCGCCGTCCAGACCGCTTTAGGGAGTTCATTGCCGCAGCAGGTTACATTGCACAGGCAAAAGGGCTGAATGCTCCCGCATCCAGCCAGAACAGATTGTTCGATCTTTTGAAGCAATGCCAGGCCATTAATGCCAGAGAGATTGTTGCACAGGGGATAAAAGGCAAAGCTGTTGGGGAAAAGCTCCGTAAGTTGCGTCTGGAAGCATTGGAGCAGGCATTAAGCCGCTAA
- a CDS encoding IS1 family transposase (programmed frameshift) yields MCLTQVLCTTCGSNQVRPFGYSTHDVPRYYCCNDKCEIKTFMLEYRYKACEPGVKEKIIDMAINGSGIRDTSKVLGISKTTVIKTLKKKKSGLVKVNPNIQTIDLKSDAIIHVGLVCQEAELDEQWSYVHDKSNQRWLWYAVDHATNTVLAYVFGKRKDEVFKELKTLLKPFGINKFYTDDWGAYERHLDENMHIIGKANTQKIERKNLNFRTWIKRLARKTICFSKLEKMHDIVIGLLINKVEFGVNIHAI; encoded by the exons ATGTGCCTTACGCAAGTCCTCTGTACAACATGTGGCAGTAACCAAGTTCGGCCTTTCGGATACAGCACTCATGATGTTCCACGATACTATTGCTGTAATGACAAATGTGAAATCAAAACCTTCATGCTTGAATATCGCTACAAGGCCTGTGAGCCTGGCGTTAAAGAAAAAATCATCGATATGGCAATAAATGGCAGCGGAATCAGGGATACAAGTAAAGTACTCGGAATAAGCAAGACAACAGTAATAAAGACTCTAAAAAAAAAGA AAAGCGGTCTGGTAAAGGTCAACCCAAATATTCAAACTATTGATCTCAAGTCAGATGCAATTATTCATGTAGGGCTTGTCTGCCAAGAGGCTGAGCTAGATGAGCAGTGGTCGTATGTTCATGATAAATCGAACCAACGCTGGCTTTGGTATGCTGTTGATCACGCTACAAATACCGTGCTTGCTTATGTTTTCGGAAAACGGAAAGATGAAGTTTTTAAAGAACTCAAAACACTTCTGAAGCCATTTGGTATTAATAAATTTTACACCGATGATTGGGGAGCCTATGAGCGACACCTTGATGAAAACATGCATATTATTGGTAAAGCAAACACTCAGAAGATAGAGCGTAAAAACCTTAATTTTCGGACTTGGATTAAACGGTTGGCCAGAAAGACAATTTGTTTTTCAAAGCTCGAAAAGATGCACGATATTGTTATTGGATTATTGATTAATAAAGTTGAGTTTGGGGTCAATATTCACGCGATATAA
- a CDS encoding RING finger domain-containing protein — MHLYSSFIALTLFLLAMVAVQLCYSSTIIDRHHTDGYKVRIEINVDTDSRDVSLWQVSLLLPKDFNDRSSILCFKAPVVPADSESIAILVSNDLSNYCYQLVIVKGEQTPATQHVVENSTLVHLKSMTEVRPDPVFSPYARDNEPRAPPITFLVYPDNVTNHGLEAGQTRNNTLAFTGGKPAGTSGLSGGEGGGSFYSPPPPPRGGGGGRPSGLFEIDLIILKPVTKWLMSISKDSVLFEEQPSPALLRITRVNADGSSSEVTIPFGWSGFINTEQLTDVNFWDIILRHATNSCLTGENLQRQPACLKLSLERTILKTNHGSGRKAANGKGEPSGSAADTPDNGSKGGNVCNQTEERGEPEGQEGEPPGRGSGDGNDGSGDGNDGKDNDNEQASQQNTKTRDTQLLANQLVAIIESDEPNAVSKLRHILDSLDMLLRLQVLNTAGMDSNGNNVTPVKAILRLQRSDDENSLRNGLIQQLIEATSKQPAVSSDQDISELQQITQSDQLLPEAVRHKLSISREIVLDIIHKINQPGQKLPLGDFEKRCFAEYFIQLLLYNSSPIESIRERLEEISNLAIRHNILFSATSFTLPTTTFADASTKFQPRLSFFDELQEFLNQLSDQMQFYLPLEEGPEANTAATRRAAEHKETTETASTDKPDEPVTSNADIERGATGYTTVDPHQPTIKQIWHSSHSSNKESDITTDKIQKTLNTILNCIDAKLRADYFFELFVALKNIPNLLDLRLGNRPSLNQKIDALTDEKYRQSIKASFRIATSKELVTSKEVTENSQGASVSPNYEHLEIAVPHNGNRSTGSIHPEAIRKAVRDAVRGLQNHHPREGGNPPQTVGSRLRGDAAQDKPRGLYPDFVRRHSVFACDSYSYDEHSCNSTQAWTDIQISDLSSQLDAVRRESQSLEQGITNLRLLARNDGQDVAITALWNKLCSVNCENHLLEQEIISLPLNQAIAGDQTTEIETLRIRLNLVNIHNQRLNQEITGLQLAIVTENEEYARQQSEDRQFAIGMQHEYDRMQREYDQQMRRNDTYATSDYATSNGGENGPSHSSRLTATQTQPQRRCEHYNRKCHVSFSCCGRFYACHRCHNDSPYCENDDRKALDALNYRCSVCFYECEITENSQKCGLCYAKMANYFCKTCKHYTDSDKNPYHCEKCGICRINKGKSFHCDVCNVCLDNRLKDNHKCRPGSGHDECGICLEDAFSGCQILPCSHKVHKECVIAMIQHGIRTCPVCRQPLYPPQEGHGQDQ, encoded by the coding sequence ATGCATCTTTACAGCTCATTCATAGCACTTACCCTTTTCCTGCTAGCTATGGTGGCTGTGCAGCTCTGCTATTCCTCAACCATCATTGACCGGCATCATACCGATGGGTACAAGGTTCGGATTGAAATCAATGTTGATACAGACTCTCGGGATGTGAGTCTGTGGCAAGTGAGTCTGCTGCTCCCGAAAGATTTCAATGACAGAAGCAGCATTCTTTGCTTTAAGGCACCCGTGGTGCCAGCGGATTCGGAGAGTATCGCAATATTGGTGTCGAACGACCTGAGCAACTATTGCTATCAGCTAGTGATCGTGAAAGGTGAACAAACACCAGCCACTCAACATGTCGTTGAAAATAGTACACTGGTTCACTTGAAATCCATGACGGAAGTGAGGCCGGATCCTGTTTTCTCACCCTATGCCAGAGACAATGAACCCCGTGCTCCACCAATAACCTTCCTGGTCTACCCCGACAATGTGACTAACCACGGGCTGGAAGCCGGACAAACCCGAAATAACACACTGGCATTCACAGGAGGCAAACCCGCTGGTACCTCCGGCTTGTCCGGTGGCGAGGGTGGGGGTTCCTTCTACTCGCCTCCCCCACCACCCCGGGGAGGTGGTGGGGGACGGCCCTCGGGATTATTCGAAATAGACCTGATTATCCTGAAACCTGTCACCAAATGGCTGATGTCCATAAGCAAGGATTCTGTCTTGTTTGAGGAACAGCCTTCTCCGGCACTTCTCAGAATTACACGCGTTAATGCTGACGGATCTTCCAGCGAAGTCACCATACCCTTTGGCTGGTCTGGCTTCATCAACACTGAACAACTGACCGATGTTAATTTCTGGGATATTATCCTTCGGCATGCCACCAACTCTTGTCTGACTGGCGAAAACCTTCAGCGACAACCTGCCTGTTTAAAACTATCTCTTGAGCGCACGATTCTGAAGACAAATCATGGTAGTGGCCGAAAGGCCGCCAATGGGAAGGGAGAACCATCCGGTAGCGCAGCAGATACACCAGATAATGGATCAAAGGGCGGAAATGTCTGCAATCAAACAGAGGAAAGAGGTGAACCTGAAGGTCAGGAGGGCGAACCACCGGGAAGGGGCAGCGGGGACGGAAATGATGGCAGCGGGGACGGAAATGATGGAAAGGACAACGACAACGAACAGGCAAGTCAACAAAATACGAAGACTCGGGACACCCAGCTACTGGCGAACCAACTTGTGGCCATCATTGAAAGCGACGAGCCCAACGCCGTTTCCAAGCTAAGGCACATACTGGACAGCCTAGACATGCTTTTGCGTTTGCAGGTACTGAACACTGCAGGCATGGATAGCAATGGTAATAATGTTACTCCCGTAAAGGCGATACTGCGCCTGCAACGCTCTGACGACGAGAATTCATTGCGCAACGGGCTTATCCAGCAGCTGATAGAAGCAACGAGCAAGCAACCAGCGGTTTCGAGTGATCAGGATATTTCCGAACTCCAACAGATAACTCAATCTGACCAATTGCTGCCCGAAGCTGTCAGACACAAACTATCAATTTCGCGTGAGATTGTTCTGGATATAATCCATAAGATAAACCAGCCCGGTCAGAAGCTGCCTTTAGGAGACTTTGAAAAACGTTGCTTTGCTGAATACTTCATTCAATTGCTCCTGTACAATTCAAGCCCAATTGAATCTATTCGTGAAAGGTTAGAGGAAATATCAAATTTAGCCATACGCCATAATATTCTGTTTAGTGCAACATCATTTACACTTCCCACCACCACTTTTGCAGATGCTTCTACAAAATTTCAACCGCGACTGTCTTTTTTTGATGAATTACAAGAATTTTTAAATCAGCTGTCAGACCAGATGCAATTTTACCTTCCACTGGAGGAAGGGCCTGAAGCTAATACCGCAGCTACAAGGCGGGCTGCCGAACACAAGGAAACGACAGAAACAGCGTCCACCGACAAACCCGACGAACCAGTTACCAGCAATGCTGATATCGAACGGGGAGCAACGGGATATACGACTGTGGATCCGCATCAACCCACCATAAAACAGATATGGCACAGTAGTCATTCCTCCAACAAAGAAAGTGATATTACCACGGATAAGATTCAAAAAACGCTTAATACAATTCTTAATTGTATTGATGCAAAATTACGTGCTGACTATTTTTTCGAGTTATTCGTAGCTCTGAAAAATATACCCAATCTCCTCGACTTACGGCTTGGTAATCGCCCTAGCCTGAACCAGAAAATAGATGCACTGACCGATGAGAAATACCGTCAGAGCATCAAAGCTTCCTTTAGAATTGCTACTTCCAAAGAACTGGTTACTTCCAAAGAAGTTACTGAAAATAGCCAAGGAGCCTCTGTATCACCAAACTATGAACACCTTGAAATAGCAGTGCCTCACAATGGAAATAGATCCACCGGCTCCATCCATCCAGAAGCCATTAGGAAAGCCGTTAGGGATGCAGTTAGGGGATTACAGAACCATCATCCCCGCGAAGGTGGGAATCCACCACAAACAGTGGGTTCCCGCCTTCGCGGGGATGCGGCACAAGACAAACCCAGAGGATTATATCCAGATTTTGTACGTAGACATTCGGTTTTTGCTTGCGACTCCTATTCCTATGATGAACACTCTTGTAACTCTACTCAAGCGTGGACTGATATCCAGATTAGTGATTTAAGTAGTCAATTGGATGCAGTGAGACGTGAAAGCCAAAGCTTGGAACAAGGAATCACAAACCTGCGATTGCTAGCCAGAAATGACGGTCAGGACGTTGCAATTACAGCGTTATGGAATAAGTTGTGTTCAGTGAATTGTGAGAATCATCTCTTGGAGCAAGAGATCATAAGCCTGCCATTGAATCAAGCCATAGCTGGTGACCAGACTACAGAGATTGAAACGTTAAGGATACGCTTGAATCTGGTAAATATTCATAACCAACGCCTGAATCAAGAAATCACAGGCCTGCAATTAGCAATCGTAACGGAGAATGAAGAGTATGCTCGTCAACAGTCCGAAGACCGACAATTTGCAATCGGAATGCAGCATGAATACGACCGAATGCAACGTGAATACGACCAACAGATGCGAAGAAACGACACTTATGCAACAAGCGATTATGCAACAAGCAATGGTGGAGAAAATGGTCCGTCACACTCATCTCGGCTGACTGCAACTCAAACCCAACCGCAACGGAGGTGTGAACACTATAACAGGAAATGCCATGTAAGTTTTTCCTGTTGTGGACGGTTTTACGCCTGCCATAGGTGTCATAATGACAGTCCTTATTGTGAAAACGATGATCGGAAGGCTTTAGATGCATTAAATTACAGATGCTCTGTCTGCTTTTATGAGTGTGAAATTACGGAGAACTCACAGAAATGCGGACTTTGCTACGCAAAAATGGCGAACTATTTCTGCAAAACATGCAAACATTACACCGATTCGGATAAAAATCCGTACCACTGCGAAAAATGCGGCATTTGCCGAATAAACAAAGGTAAATCCTTTCACTGTGATGTTTGCAATGTCTGTCTGGATAACAGGTTAAAGGACAATCACAAATGTCGGCCCGGCTCAGGGCACGATGAGTGCGGCATCTGTCTGGAAGATGCCTTCTCTGGTTGCCAGATACTGCCCTGCTCCCACAAGGTTCATAAAGAATGTGTCATTGCGATGATTCAACACGGGATAAGAACCTGTCCTGTTTGCAGGCAGCCTCTTTACCCACCACAGGAAGGTCATGGTCAGGATCAGTAA
- a CDS encoding 2-amino-4-hydroxy-6-hydroxymethyldihydropteridine diphosphokinase: MTRYFVGIGSNEKAVQNCAAMIRAVCSTFQSVCVSSVVRTPACGVDAPNYLNAVVSFEASLSLSELHRWCKALEKQLGRTRNRKGVCEADLDILEPGQVSEAFFQPLILQVQAFLEGTVSTVNLETVALQLDEQMRVGDAPCYFSQN, from the coding sequence ATGACCCGATATTTTGTTGGTATTGGTTCTAATGAGAAAGCCGTGCAGAACTGCGCGGCCATGATTCGGGCTGTCTGTTCTACTTTTCAGTCTGTCTGTGTCAGTAGTGTGGTTCGTACTCCGGCCTGCGGTGTGGATGCTCCGAACTATCTGAATGCTGTCGTTAGCTTCGAAGCGTCCTTATCACTTTCCGAATTGCATCGCTGGTGTAAAGCGCTGGAAAAACAGTTAGGTCGAACCCGGAACCGGAAAGGCGTCTGTGAAGCCGATCTGGATATTCTGGAGCCGGGTCAGGTCAGCGAAGCGTTTTTCCAACCACTGATTTTACAGGTGCAGGCTTTTCTTGAAGGTACGGTCAGCACTGTTAATCTTGAAACAGTGGCTTTGCAACTGGATGAGCAGATGAGGGTGGGGGATGCCCCCTGTTATTTCTCTCAGAACTAG
- the folB gene encoding dihydroneopterin aldolase yields MDKVRIEQLETEAIIGVYEFEHEAPQPLIIDLELESDFTNAFRSDDLNDALDYEVISNRVREFTEASRYALLEALAGGIIQLVLDNFPVEKVGALIRKPKALKGALATVWCERTREQMDVQKLMDQL; encoded by the coding sequence ATGGATAAGGTTCGTATCGAACAACTGGAAACCGAGGCAATTATTGGTGTTTACGAGTTTGAGCATGAAGCTCCGCAGCCACTGATTATTGACCTCGAACTGGAGTCGGACTTTACCAACGCATTTCGCAGTGATGACCTGAACGATGCCCTTGACTATGAAGTGATCAGCAACAGGGTGCGCGAGTTTACCGAAGCTTCCCGTTATGCCCTGCTTGAAGCACTGGCGGGAGGCATCATTCAGCTGGTGCTGGATAACTTTCCTGTGGAGAAAGTCGGAGCGTTGATTCGCAAACCCAAAGCCCTGAAAGGTGCTTTGGCAACGGTATGGTGCGAACGCACCCGCGAGCAGATGGATGTTCAGAAACTGATGGACCAGTTATGA
- a CDS encoding bacteriohemerythrin: MDNALYIVWDEDEATGIPVIDEQYRSMVSMINTLYYFIGQDRGDEFLKPVMKMVEQFALLHFATQEEMMLQTGYEQLDEHRKMHQTLLENARQILYEQATPEGAIRALRFLSQWWRKHMNGEDKKFVEHCRKHGEFINAWNAV, encoded by the coding sequence TTGGATAATGCACTGTATATAGTTTGGGATGAAGACGAAGCCACTGGCATACCGGTTATTGATGAGCAATACCGCAGTATGGTGTCGATGATTAATACTCTTTATTACTTCATTGGTCAGGACAGGGGCGACGAGTTTCTTAAACCTGTTATGAAAATGGTTGAGCAATTTGCGCTTTTGCATTTTGCAACACAGGAAGAAATGATGCTTCAGACGGGTTATGAGCAGCTTGATGAACACAGGAAAATGCACCAGACCCTGCTGGAAAATGCCCGTCAAATTTTATACGAACAAGCCACTCCCGAGGGTGCGATTCGGGCTCTGCGATTTTTAAGCCAGTGGTGGCGCAAACACATGAACGGAGAAGATAAAAAGTTTGTAGAACACTGTCGCAAGCACGGTGAATTCATAAATGCATGGAATGCAGTATAA